A genomic region of Dictyoglomus sp. NZ13-RE01 contains the following coding sequences:
- a CDS encoding Asp-tRNA(Asn)/Glu-tRNA(Gln) amidotransferase GatCAB subunit A: MSKEIKFKSIRELQDLYKKKEISIREVVEYYLKTIESWEPYVHAFLTVNSDYIEKEVNRLENTEFNDEHLLYGIPVAIKDNILTKDLRTTCASKILSNFIPPFDAEVVRRLKEKGAIIIGKTNLDEFAMGSSTENSAFGPTKNPWDLTRVPGGSSGGSAVVVATGEALLSLGSDTGGSIRQPASFNGVLGLKPTYGLVSRYGLVAFASSLDQIGPFARKVEDLALILQVIAGHDPKDSTSSPYPLPNYLNSLGKSVKGWKIGVPKEMWEKGVESDVLNVLEEALRVLKDMGTELIEISLPTVEYALPTYYLIATSEASSNLARYDGIHYGYRSKDQKDLISLYKVSRGEGFGSEVKRRIILGTYALSAGYYDAYYLKATKVRTLIRQEFESAFKKVDIIISPTSPTLPFKLGERLTDPLQMYLSDIMTIPVNLAGIPAISVPAGFKDNLPVGLQFMGPFFSEDKLLQISYAFQRLMDFSEKYPNILEMR, from the coding sequence ATGAGTAAAGAAATTAAGTTTAAGAGTATAAGGGAATTACAAGATTTATATAAAAAGAAAGAGATAAGCATTAGGGAAGTAGTTGAGTATTACCTAAAAACTATAGAAAGTTGGGAACCGTACGTTCATGCTTTTCTTACTGTGAATTCTGATTATATAGAGAAGGAAGTAAATAGATTAGAAAATACTGAATTTAATGATGAACATTTACTTTACGGTATCCCTGTTGCGATAAAAGATAATATATTAACAAAAGATCTTAGGACTACGTGTGCATCAAAAATACTTTCTAATTTTATACCACCTTTTGATGCAGAAGTTGTAAGAAGATTAAAGGAAAAAGGTGCAATAATAATAGGAAAAACAAATCTCGATGAATTTGCTATGGGTTCATCCACAGAAAATTCCGCTTTTGGTCCCACAAAAAACCCATGGGATCTTACGAGGGTACCTGGAGGGTCTTCTGGAGGGTCCGCTGTAGTAGTTGCAACAGGAGAAGCATTATTATCCTTGGGATCTGACACTGGAGGGTCTATTAGACAGCCAGCAAGCTTTAATGGAGTATTAGGGCTAAAACCAACTTATGGTTTAGTTTCAAGATATGGACTCGTTGCCTTTGCTTCCTCTTTGGATCAGATTGGTCCTTTTGCAAGAAAGGTTGAAGATTTAGCTTTAATTCTTCAGGTAATTGCAGGACATGATCCAAAGGATTCAACATCTTCTCCGTATCCTTTACCTAATTATTTGAACTCCCTTGGAAAAAGTGTAAAAGGCTGGAAGATTGGTGTTCCAAAGGAAATGTGGGAAAAGGGAGTAGAAAGCGATGTATTGAATGTTTTAGAGGAAGCTCTAAGGGTACTAAAGGATATGGGGACAGAATTAATAGAAATTTCTCTTCCAACTGTTGAGTATGCATTGCCGACATATTATCTAATTGCAACCTCTGAGGCAAGCTCAAATCTTGCAAGATATGATGGTATACATTATGGATATAGGAGTAAAGATCAAAAAGATTTAATATCTCTTTATAAAGTTTCAAGGGGAGAGGGATTTGGAAGTGAAGTAAAGAGAAGAATTATTCTTGGGACTTATGCCTTATCTGCAGGTTATTACGATGCCTATTATCTCAAAGCAACAAAAGTAAGAACTCTTATTCGTCAGGAGTTTGAATCCGCCTTTAAAAAGGTTGATATCATAATTTCTCCCACAAGCCCAACATTACCCTTCAAATTAGGAGAGAGATTGACAGATCCATTGCAGATGTATCTTTCGGATATAATGACTATTCCTGTAAATCTTGCAGGAATTCCAGCAATCTCTGTGCCTGCAGGATTTAAAGATAATTTGCCAGTAGGACTTCAATTTATGGGTCCTTTCTTTTCTGAAGATAAACTTTTACAAATATCCTATGCTTTTCAAAGATTAATGGATTTTTCCGAAAAATATCCTAATATTTTGGAGATGAGATAA
- the recA gene encoding recombinase RecA, with translation MEREKNLESAISQIEKQFGKGAIMRLGSTERFQVAVIPTGILTLDYALGVGGVPRGRIIELYGPEGSGKTTVALQIIASAQKLGGVAAFIDAEHALDPNYAKKLGVNLDNLLISQPDTGEQALEIAEILVRSGAVDVIVIDSVAALVPRAELEGEMGDAYIGLQARLMSQALRKLTGVISKSQTVAIFINQLREKVGVFFGNPETTPGGRALKFYASVRIEVKKSETMKEGSEVTGTKVKIKVVKNKVAPPFKEGEFELIYGEGISREGCILDTGVETNIIEKSGTWFIYKDIRLGQGRENAKNYLKEHPEIADEIEREIRKIWGFEDNISIEKKEETPPTLEKSTKRTSKS, from the coding sequence ATGGAGAGGGAGAAAAATTTAGAGTCTGCAATTTCCCAAATAGAGAAACAGTTTGGTAAAGGTGCTATAATGCGGTTAGGAAGCACAGAACGCTTCCAAGTAGCAGTGATTCCTACCGGAATCCTTACCTTAGACTATGCCTTAGGAGTTGGAGGAGTGCCAAGAGGAAGGATTATTGAGCTTTATGGACCAGAAGGTTCTGGAAAAACTACTGTTGCATTGCAAATTATAGCATCTGCGCAAAAGTTAGGGGGAGTTGCAGCTTTTATTGATGCAGAACATGCTTTGGATCCAAATTATGCTAAAAAATTAGGCGTAAATTTAGATAATCTTCTCATCTCCCAACCAGATACTGGTGAGCAAGCCTTAGAGATAGCAGAAATTCTTGTGAGAAGTGGAGCTGTGGATGTAATAGTTATAGACTCTGTTGCTGCATTAGTTCCAAGAGCAGAATTAGAAGGTGAAATGGGAGATGCCTATATAGGTTTACAAGCTCGTTTAATGTCTCAAGCTTTAAGGAAGCTAACAGGAGTAATTAGTAAATCTCAAACAGTTGCTATCTTTATTAATCAATTGAGGGAAAAGGTAGGAGTATTTTTTGGGAATCCTGAGACAACTCCTGGTGGTAGAGCTTTAAAATTTTACGCTTCTGTAAGAATTGAGGTAAAGAAATCTGAGACAATGAAAGAAGGATCAGAGGTAACAGGTACAAAGGTTAAAATAAAAGTAGTGAAAAATAAAGTCGCACCTCCCTTTAAAGAAGGAGAGTTTGAGCTTATTTATGGAGAGGGAATTTCAAGGGAAGGCTGTATTTTAGATACAGGTGTTGAGACAAATATTATTGAAAAAAGCGGAACCTGGTTTATTTATAAAGATATACGCCTTGGACAGGGGAGAGAAAATGCTAAAAATTACCTAAAAGAGCATCCTGAGATTGCAGATGAGATAGAAAGAGAAATAAGAAAAATATGGGGATTTGAAGATAATATCTCTATTGAGAAAAAGGAAGAGACTCCTCCCACTTTAGAAAAGTCTACAAAAAGAACTTCAAAATCTTGA
- a CDS encoding Asp-tRNA(Asn)/Glu-tRNA(Gln) amidotransferase GatCAB subunit B, which yields MYLPVIGLEVHAQLLTKSKMFCSCSTDHENAPPNTLVCPVCMGMPGVLPVVNKKAVELVLKTALALNCEIAPFSKFDRKNYFYPDLPKGYQISQYDLPLARRGYVEFEMDGEIKRVRLKRIHLEEDTGKLLHVGEGDRLAEAEYSLVDLNRCGIPLMEIVTEPDIHSAKEARLFLQELRNILRYLEVSSGDMEKGSLRCDANISIMVEKGVLGTRTEIKNVNSFYSLEKALEYEIERQINLLKEGKEVVQETRHWDEKRQITVTLRGKEEAEDYRYFPEPDIPPLIISNEILENIKRSITPLPLERKLYLQRTLSLTPQEAEIITSEKELCDFFDKCLKLYSNAKNLSNWITVELMSYLNDQKLNFKDLQIEPEEFIKIILMVDKNEITRAVGKEILRKYLETKESPDKIVEREGLKTLSDIDMIKDVVKKVIENNEKAVSDYRKGKKNVINFLVGQVMKETKGRASLDLVKNLLEEELNK from the coding sequence ATGTATCTTCCGGTTATTGGATTAGAAGTCCATGCTCAACTTTTAACTAAATCAAAGATGTTTTGTTCTTGTAGTACCGATCATGAGAATGCTCCTCCAAATACATTAGTCTGTCCTGTTTGTATGGGAATGCCAGGAGTTCTTCCCGTAGTCAATAAAAAGGCAGTAGAGCTTGTTTTAAAGACTGCCCTTGCTCTAAATTGTGAGATTGCACCCTTTTCAAAATTTGATAGAAAAAACTATTTTTATCCAGATCTACCAAAGGGATATCAAATCTCCCAGTATGACCTTCCCTTAGCAAGGCGAGGATATGTGGAATTTGAAATGGATGGGGAGATTAAGAGAGTAAGGTTAAAGAGGATTCATTTAGAAGAAGATACTGGAAAGCTTCTTCATGTAGGTGAAGGAGATAGATTAGCAGAGGCGGAGTATAGTCTTGTTGATTTAAATCGTTGTGGAATCCCATTAATGGAGATAGTAACAGAGCCAGATATTCATTCTGCAAAAGAAGCAAGATTATTTCTACAAGAACTTAGAAATATTCTGAGATACTTAGAGGTAAGTAGTGGAGATATGGAAAAGGGTTCATTAAGATGTGATGCAAATATATCCATTATGGTTGAAAAAGGAGTTTTAGGTACAAGGACTGAAATTAAAAATGTCAATTCCTTTTATTCTTTGGAAAAGGCTTTAGAATATGAGATAGAAAGACAGATAAATTTGTTAAAAGAGGGGAAAGAAGTTGTTCAAGAAACAAGGCACTGGGATGAAAAAAGACAGATAACTGTTACATTAAGGGGAAAGGAAGAGGCAGAAGATTACAGATATTTTCCAGAGCCCGATATTCCTCCTTTGATAATCTCTAATGAGATTTTGGAGAATATAAAAAGGAGTATTACGCCCCTTCCTTTGGAAAGAAAGTTATACCTTCAAAGAACTCTCTCTTTAACCCCACAGGAGGCAGAGATTATAACATCAGAGAAGGAGCTTTGTGACTTTTTTGATAAATGTCTTAAATTATACAGTAATGCAAAAAATTTAAGTAATTGGATAACTGTTGAGCTTATGAGTTATTTAAATGATCAAAAATTAAACTTTAAAGACTTACAGATTGAGCCAGAGGAATTTATAAAGATTATTTTAATGGTAGACAAGAATGAGATAACAAGGGCGGTTGGAAAAGAAATCTTGAGAAAATATTTAGAAACTAAAGAAAGCCCAGATAAAATTGTAGAAAGGGAAGGCTTGAAGACTTTAAGTGATATAGACATGATTAAAGATGTAGTTAAAAAGGTGATTGAGAATAATGAAAAAGCTGTATCAGATTATAGAAAAGGAAAAAAGAATGTGATAAACTTTTTAGTAGGTCAAGTAATGAAAGAGACAAAGGGAAGGGCGAGTTTAGATCTTGTTAAAAACCTCTTAGAAGAAGAATTGAATAAATAG
- a CDS encoding peptide ABC transporter ATP-binding protein → MVEEKPSTFILFIREDCKLAKDDVLLEVKNLSTYFFTDEGIVKAVDDVSFKLSPGESLGILGESGCGKSVTALSIMRLIQTPPGKIVGGEILFQGEDLLKRSEEEMRQIRGNKISMIFQDPMTSLNPVFTIGDQIIEAIVLHQGLDKRTAKKKAIEMLELVRIPEANKRINDYPHQFSGGMRQRVMIAMALSCNPSILIADEPTTALDVTIQAQILELIKQLKKEFNMSTILITHDMGIAAESCDNILVMYAGKVVEYADIHTIFKHPAHPYTMGLLDSVPRLDIRKERLNAIEGQPPDLIALPNYCYYAERCPYRTKECLEQIPDLVEIEKGHYVRCIHAREIRR, encoded by the coding sequence ATGGTTGAGGAAAAACCCTCAACCTTTATTTTATTTATAAGGGAGGACTGTAAATTGGCAAAGGACGATGTTTTATTGGAAGTTAAAAATCTTTCTACTTACTTTTTTACCGATGAAGGTATTGTTAAGGCAGTTGATGATGTAAGCTTTAAATTATCTCCAGGAGAGTCCTTAGGAATTTTGGGAGAGTCTGGATGTGGTAAGAGTGTTACAGCCCTTTCTATTATGAGATTAATACAGACTCCACCAGGGAAAATTGTAGGTGGAGAGATCCTTTTTCAGGGAGAAGATTTATTGAAAAGGTCAGAGGAAGAGATGAGGCAGATTCGTGGCAATAAAATATCAATGATATTCCAAGACCCCATGACTTCTTTAAATCCGGTTTTTACAATTGGAGATCAAATCATTGAAGCTATTGTACTTCATCAAGGATTAGATAAAAGGACCGCAAAGAAAAAAGCCATTGAGATGTTGGAATTGGTAAGAATACCAGAAGCTAATAAAAGGATAAATGATTATCCACATCAATTCAGTGGAGGAATGCGCCAGAGGGTTATGATTGCTATGGCACTTTCTTGTAATCCTTCTATACTGATTGCAGACGAGCCCACAACAGCTCTTGATGTTACAATTCAAGCTCAGATTTTAGAACTTATAAAGCAATTGAAAAAGGAATTCAACATGTCAACCATTCTTATAACCCACGATATGGGAATTGCAGCTGAATCTTGTGATAATATATTAGTAATGTATGCTGGAAAAGTTGTTGAGTATGCAGATATACATACAATATTTAAGCATCCAGCCCATCCATATACGATGGGGCTTTTAGATTCTGTACCACGTCTTGATATAAGAAAGGAAAGGCTCAATGCCATAGAAGGTCAACCTCCTGACCTAATAGCATTACCAAATTATTGTTACTATGCAGAAAGATGTCCCTACAGAACAAAGGAATGCTTAGAGCAAATTCCAGATCTTGTAGAAATAGAAAAGGGTCATTATGTAAGATGTATTCATGCAAGGGAAATTAGGAGGTAA
- a CDS encoding pilus assembly protein PilB: MKDKKPLGEYLLELGLITKEQLEKALEEQKKTGARLGQILIERGYVKPEDIGKVLELQSEIPYIPLSSLSIDEKLISSYPENLLRRYKFLPIKREGGLIHVAIVPPLDPNALNEIRRIVRSPIKLFLITEREFNQILSQVFSLDKTTKEVIQNLQARRPVETIVEAPPVVEIEEAPVVRLVSSIINEAIIRNASDIHLDPQEKDMKVRYRIDGILFDIMSIPKELQDAVVSRIKVMAGMDIAEKRRPQDGRATYRYENKIFDLRVASVGASHGEMVVIRLLDKTKVLIELDRLGMSPQDLAIFESLIIKPFGLILVTGPTGSGKTTTLYAALNVLNKPSVNIITLEDPVEYEIPGINQIQVQPRINIDFATGLRSILRLDPNIIMVGEIRDAETLNTSIEAALTGHLVLSTFHANDAVSAIARLMQMGVEPFLIASSLLGVVAQRLVRTICLSCKEEYIAEREEIEELRLTKILDTPLKLYRGKGCVLCNYTGFSGRTGVFEILRITRGIRELIVKRASLDELKERAEEEGMRTLFYNAREKVLSGITTFEEAKRVIYWEGD, encoded by the coding sequence ATGAAAGATAAAAAACCTCTTGGTGAATATCTTTTGGAGCTTGGATTGATAACCAAGGAGCAATTGGAAAAAGCTCTTGAGGAGCAGAAAAAAACAGGAGCAAGACTTGGTCAAATTCTTATTGAGAGAGGATATGTAAAACCTGAAGATATTGGAAAAGTCTTAGAATTACAGAGTGAAATTCCATATATTCCCCTTTCTTCCCTCTCCATTGATGAAAAACTCATCTCATCATATCCAGAGAATCTTTTGAGAAGGTATAAATTTTTGCCTATAAAGAGAGAGGGGGGATTAATTCATGTTGCTATTGTTCCCCCTCTTGACCCTAATGCCCTTAATGAGATAAGAAGAATTGTTAGGTCCCCAATAAAACTCTTTTTAATTACAGAGAGAGAATTTAATCAAATCCTCTCTCAAGTTTTTTCCTTGGATAAAACAACAAAAGAGGTAATCCAAAACTTACAAGCAAGAAGACCTGTAGAAACCATTGTTGAGGCTCCTCCTGTTGTAGAGATAGAGGAGGCACCTGTAGTAAGACTGGTTTCCTCAATTATTAACGAAGCTATAATAAGGAATGCAAGTGATATTCATTTGGACCCACAAGAAAAGGATATGAAGGTAAGATACAGAATAGATGGTATACTCTTTGATATAATGAGCATCCCAAAGGAACTTCAGGATGCGGTAGTAAGTAGAATAAAGGTTATGGCAGGAATGGACATTGCAGAAAAAAGAAGACCTCAAGATGGAAGAGCCACATATAGATATGAGAATAAGATATTTGATCTAAGGGTAGCAAGTGTTGGAGCATCCCATGGTGAGATGGTAGTAATAAGACTTTTAGATAAAACTAAGGTTTTAATAGAATTGGATAGATTGGGAATGTCTCCTCAAGATCTTGCTATCTTTGAAAGTCTTATAATTAAGCCATTTGGACTTATTTTAGTAACAGGACCTACAGGTTCTGGAAAAACCACAACCTTATACGCCGCATTGAATGTATTAAATAAACCTTCAGTTAATATAATTACTTTAGAGGATCCCGTAGAATATGAAATTCCAGGAATAAACCAAATACAGGTTCAGCCAAGAATAAACATAGATTTTGCTACAGGACTTAGAAGTATTTTAAGATTGGACCCAAACATTATTATGGTGGGTGAGATAAGAGATGCAGAAACTTTGAATACATCTATTGAGGCAGCTCTTACTGGTCATTTGGTACTTTCCACCTTCCATGCCAATGATGCAGTCTCCGCCATTGCTCGTCTTATGCAAATGGGAGTTGAGCCTTTCTTGATTGCATCATCCCTTCTTGGAGTGGTTGCCCAAAGATTGGTAAGAACTATTTGTCTATCCTGTAAGGAAGAGTATATAGCGGAAAGGGAAGAGATTGAAGAGCTAAGATTAACAAAAATTTTAGACACTCCATTAAAACTTTATAGAGGAAAGGGATGTGTTCTTTGTAATTATACCGGGTTTTCAGGAAGAACTGGAGTATTTGAAATTTTAAGAATTACAAGAGGGATAAGGGAATTAATAGTTAAAAGAGCATCCTTAGATGAATTGAAGGAGAGAGCGGAAGAGGAGGGAATGCGCACTCTATTTTATAATGCAAGAGAAAAAGTACTTTCTGGTATAACTACCTTTGAGGAGGCAAAGAGGGTGATCTATTGGGAAGGTGATTAG
- the plsY gene encoding acyl-phosphate glycerol 3-phosphate acyltransferase, giving the protein MIKGILMIIAGYLLGSIPSALIVGKLWKNIDIRNYGSGNLGATNVLRVLGPIPALITAIMDVGKGILTVSLAQYFLQNNNVFIILACISAIVGHSCPIFANFRGGRSVGVSGGILFWLFPKTTLLCLVIAFTIVYLTKYKSVGSIISAIIYPFLLSIFEKPSIEYFIVVLFASIFVIFRHIPNIKRLIQGKEHKVEWFKNKN; this is encoded by the coding sequence ATGATAAAGGGAATTTTAATGATTATCGCTGGTTACCTTTTGGGTTCAATTCCAAGCGCTCTAATTGTTGGTAAGTTGTGGAAGAATATTGACATAAGAAATTATGGAAGTGGAAATCTTGGGGCAACAAATGTATTGAGAGTTTTAGGTCCTATTCCAGCATTAATAACCGCTATAATGGATGTAGGTAAAGGTATTTTAACTGTTTCTTTAGCCCAATACTTTCTGCAAAATAATAATGTATTTATTATTCTTGCTTGTATTTCCGCAATTGTTGGACACTCTTGCCCTATTTTTGCAAATTTTAGAGGGGGAAGGAGTGTAGGTGTAAGTGGAGGTATTCTATTTTGGTTATTTCCAAAAACAACTCTCTTATGTTTAGTTATAGCCTTTACCATTGTTTATTTAACAAAATATAAATCTGTGGGTTCTATTATCTCAGCAATAATATATCCTTTTCTTCTTTCCATTTTTGAAAAGCCATCTATTGAGTACTTTATAGTAGTCTTATTTGCATCAATTTTTGTTATATTTCGTCACATACCTAATATAAAGAGGTTGATTCAAGGGAAAGAACATAAAGTAGAATGGTTTAAAAATAAAAATTGA
- a CDS encoding Asp-tRNA(Asn)/Glu-tRNA(Gln) amidotransferase GatCAB subunit C has translation MKSFLEQLRKTAHLARLALTPEEEEIYSKQLEEILNYFQKLQELDTSQVEPMAHVLPLNNIWRDDEVKESMDRELILLNAPEVENECFKVPKIVKNEE, from the coding sequence ATGAAAAGTTTTCTTGAACAATTGAGAAAAACTGCTCATCTTGCGAGATTGGCTCTAACTCCTGAAGAGGAAGAGATTTATTCTAAACAATTGGAGGAAATATTGAATTATTTTCAAAAGCTACAAGAGTTAGATACTTCTCAAGTAGAGCCGATGGCTCACGTTTTACCACTTAATAATATTTGGAGAGATGATGAAGTAAAAGAAAGTATGGATAGAGAATTAATCCTTTTAAATGCTCCAGAGGTTGAGAATGAATGCTTTAAGGTGCCTAAAATTGTAAAAAATGAAGAGTAA
- a CDS encoding general secretion pathway protein GspF, with protein MPRFEYTAKDPQGRILKGIIEAESERDARRLIRRQRLYVISLKKESSFWKTLTVSKKVTLPELVIFTSQFATLLRSGILLTDALITLAQQTDNEYFKEVLRQVRLSIDGGESLSEALSRFPNVFPNIFISLVRTGEVTGSLDIMLDRLARYFDSQHELREKIKSALTYPTIVIIAAIGVVIFLLTFVVPTFQRIYGRMNVPLPLPTRMLLGISAFVKNNILFLFIIFIGLFILTRILLSNPKVKRWWDEKKLNIPRIGKMWRQLILTRFASTFAILLSSGILVTHSLEILQDVVGNLYFADGLKRIYRAIMEGRSLSEAMAEEEMFTPMLVRMVGVGERSGRVDEMLEEYSKFSQRELDNQTKRLTSLIEPLITLVLGGIVFFIALSMYLPMFNMVRLFRR; from the coding sequence TTGCCTCGCTTTGAATATACAGCGAAGGACCCTCAAGGAAGAATACTAAAAGGTATTATTGAGGCAGAATCGGAGAGAGATGCAAGAAGACTTATTAGAAGACAGAGATTATATGTAATATCATTAAAAAAAGAATCTTCATTTTGGAAAACATTAACTGTTAGCAAAAAGGTTACTCTACCAGAGCTTGTAATTTTTACCTCTCAATTTGCAACCCTTTTAAGATCAGGAATATTATTAACTGATGCTTTAATAACTTTAGCCCAACAAACAGATAACGAATATTTCAAGGAAGTATTAAGACAAGTTAGGTTAAGTATAGATGGTGGAGAAAGTCTCTCTGAGGCTTTAAGTAGATTTCCAAATGTATTTCCAAACATCTTTATAAGTCTTGTGAGGACTGGAGAGGTAACAGGAAGCTTAGACATAATGCTTGATAGACTTGCAAGGTATTTTGACTCACAGCATGAATTAAGAGAGAAAATAAAATCCGCATTAACCTATCCTACCATAGTAATTATTGCTGCAATTGGTGTTGTAATCTTTCTTTTAACCTTTGTAGTTCCAACCTTCCAAAGAATTTATGGAAGGATGAATGTCCCTCTTCCACTTCCCACAAGAATGCTTTTAGGAATAAGTGCCTTTGTAAAAAACAATATCCTATTTTTATTCATTATTTTTATAGGACTTTTTATTCTTACAAGAATTTTACTTTCAAATCCAAAAGTGAAAAGATGGTGGGATGAGAAAAAGCTAAACATACCCAGAATTGGTAAAATGTGGAGACAGTTAATTTTAACAAGATTTGCATCTACTTTTGCCATTCTCCTTTCCAGTGGAATTCTTGTTACCCACTCCTTGGAAATTCTTCAGGATGTTGTAGGAAACCTATACTTTGCAGATGGACTTAAAAGAATTTATAGAGCTATAATGGAAGGAAGGAGTCTTTCTGAAGCAATGGCAGAGGAGGAGATGTTTACCCCTATGCTTGTAAGAATGGTTGGAGTAGGGGAGAGAAGTGGAAGAGTGGATGAAATGCTTGAGGAATACTCAAAATTTTCTCAAAGAGAGCTTGACAATCAAACAAAAAGATTGACTTCTCTCATTGAGCCTCTCATCACTCTGGTTCTTGGTGGAATTGTATTCTTTATAGCTCTTTCTATGTACCTACCCATGTTTAATATGGTAAGACTCTTTAGACGATAG
- a CDS encoding peptide ABC transporter substrate-binding protein yields the protein MNNYTDSILLEVKNLKKYFPIKRGIIFSKHVGDVKAVDDVSFYIKKGETVGLVGESGCGKSTVARVIIRLLEPTDGKIIFEGQDIASIPQEDLRKLRKDMQIIFQDPYSALNPRMTVSEIIGEPLVVHKIVKNNKEKEKRVQELLELVGLAPYHANRYPHEFSGGQRQRIGIARALALNPKFIVADEPTSALDVSVRAQIINLMQDLQKEFGLTYLFISHDLSVIRHICDRILVMYLGKLVEISNNEDLYNNPLHPYTQALLSAVPIPDPEVAQRRKRVILTGDVPSPVNPPSGCRFHPRCPYAMDICSKVEPTLKEVQPGHYTACHLY from the coding sequence ATGAATAATTATACTGATAGTATTCTATTAGAAGTCAAAAACTTAAAAAAATATTTCCCTATAAAAAGAGGAATAATATTTTCAAAGCATGTTGGTGATGTTAAAGCGGTAGATGATGTATCCTTTTATATTAAAAAGGGAGAAACTGTAGGACTTGTTGGAGAGTCTGGATGTGGTAAATCTACAGTAGCAAGAGTGATAATAAGGCTTTTAGAACCAACTGATGGAAAGATAATCTTTGAGGGACAGGATATTGCCAGCATACCTCAAGAGGACCTTCGTAAATTAAGAAAAGATATGCAGATCATATTTCAGGACCCATATTCCGCTCTAAATCCAAGGATGACTGTAAGCGAAATAATAGGAGAGCCCTTAGTTGTACATAAAATTGTAAAAAACAATAAAGAAAAGGAAAAAAGAGTTCAGGAATTATTAGAATTGGTTGGTTTAGCCCCTTATCATGCAAACCGCTATCCTCATGAATTTAGTGGTGGACAAAGGCAAAGGATAGGAATTGCAAGAGCTTTAGCCTTAAATCCAAAATTTATTGTGGCGGATGAGCCAACCTCCGCCCTTGATGTATCTGTTAGAGCTCAAATTATTAATCTAATGCAAGATTTACAAAAAGAATTTGGACTTACATATCTTTTTATTTCTCATGATCTAAGTGTTATAAGGCATATATGCGATAGAATTTTAGTTATGTATTTAGGAAAATTAGTGGAGATATCAAACAACGAAGACTTATACAATAATCCTCTTCATCCATATACTCAGGCTTTGCTTTCCGCTGTTCCAATTCCGGATCCTGAAGTAGCCCAGAGAAGAAAGAGAGTGATATTAACAGGTGATGTTCCAAGCCCAGTCAATCCACCATCTGGATGTAGATTTCATCCCAGATGTCCTTATGCCATGGATATATGCTCGAAAGTTGAGCCTACACTAAAGGAGGTCCAACCAGGACACTATACCGCCTGTCATTTATACTAA